One genomic region from Mycobacterium basiliense encodes:
- a CDS encoding DUF1707 SHOCT-like domain-containing protein — protein MAKWLGASVARGGSTTTRAKDSDRHDACQILDNALSDGQLSMEEHRERVSTATNAVTLGDLQHLIADLQAESAPAEVPALRARTRRNSVGLLAAALGVSVLLGVGIGWGLYGNSSSPLDFTTDPGAKADGIPALVLTPPKQLHSLGGLSGLMEQTRKKFGDTMGYRMVIYPTYAVLDRRDPADDRRVLSYTYRGGWGDPTSSAKGSTDNTLVDLGKFDVKTAVGIMRGAAETLGMKQSDVTSMHLSIDAAADPTTPGAISLELYVSSDYGSGYLVFAGDGTIKQVNYPT, from the coding sequence GTGGCGAAATGGCTGGGCGCATCTGTCGCCCGTGGCGGCTCGACGACTACCCGTGCCAAAGATAGCGACCGGCACGACGCATGCCAGATACTCGACAACGCTCTAAGCGATGGCCAGCTCTCGATGGAGGAACATCGAGAGCGGGTCAGCACGGCCACCAACGCCGTGACGCTCGGAGATCTGCAGCACCTGATCGCCGATCTGCAAGCCGAGAGTGCGCCGGCGGAGGTGCCGGCGCTTCGAGCGCGCACGAGACGCAACAGCGTGGGCCTGCTGGCCGCGGCGCTGGGGGTGTCGGTGCTGCTGGGCGTCGGCATCGGCTGGGGGCTCTATGGCAACAGCAGCTCACCGCTGGACTTCACCACCGATCCGGGCGCCAAGGCCGACGGCATCCCCGCCCTGGTGTTGACTCCGCCGAAGCAGTTGCATTCGCTGGGTGGGCTCAGCGGTTTGATGGAGCAGACCCGCAAGAAGTTCGGGGACACCATGGGCTACCGGATGGTGATCTATCCGACATATGCCGTGCTCGATCGCAGAGACCCCGCCGACGACCGCCGAGTCTTGAGTTACACCTATCGCGGCGGCTGGGGCGACCCGACCAGCTCCGCCAAGGGCAGCACCGACAACACGCTAGTTGACCTCGGCAAATTCGACGTGAAAACGGCGGTCGGCATCATGCGAGGCGCCGCAGAAACCCTGGGCATGAAGCAATCGGACGTCACCAGCATGCATCTGTCCATCGATGCCGCCGCTGACCCCACTACACCCGGAGCGATATCGCTGGAGTTGTATGTATCCAGCGACTACGGCAGCGGCTACCTGGTCTTCGCCGGCGACGGCACCATCAAGCAGGTGAACTACCCCACGTAG
- a CDS encoding DUF5318 family protein, whose amino-acid sequence MRLQRQVVDYALRRRSLLAEVYSGRTGVSEVCDANPYLLRAAKFHGKQSQVICPICRKEQLTLVSWVFGEHLGAVSGSARTAEELIMLTTRFSEFAVHVVEVCRTCSWNHLVKSYVLGAARPARPPRGSGGRRTARNGARTASE is encoded by the coding sequence GTGCGACTGCAGCGACAGGTGGTGGACTACGCGCTTCGGCGGCGCTCACTGCTGGCCGAGGTGTATTCGGGACGCACCGGTGTCTCCGAGGTGTGCGATGCAAACCCCTACCTACTGCGCGCTGCGAAGTTTCACGGGAAACAAAGCCAGGTGATCTGCCCGATCTGCCGTAAGGAGCAGCTCACACTCGTGTCCTGGGTGTTCGGTGAACACCTGGGGGCGGTATCGGGTTCGGCGCGCACCGCCGAAGAGTTGATCATGCTGACCACCCGGTTCTCGGAGTTCGCCGTCCACGTGGTGGAGGTGTGCCGAACCTGCAGCTGGAACCATCTGGTGAAGTCGTATGTCCTCGGTGCGGCACGCCCGGCTCGGCCCCCTCGGGGGTCCGGGGGTAGGCGGACGGCGCGGAACGGCGCCCGGACGGCCAGTGAATAA
- a CDS encoding PadR family transcriptional regulator: MLELAILGLLIESPMHGYELRKRLTGLLGAFRAFSYGSLYPALRRMQAEGLIAENAAPAGTPVRRARRVYQLTDAGRRRFGELVADTGPHNYTDDGFGVHLAFFNRTPAEARMRILEGRRRQVEERREGLREAVARASNSFDRYTRQLHQLGLESSEREVKWLNELIAAERAAPNHAEQT; the protein is encoded by the coding sequence ATGCTGGAACTCGCCATCCTGGGTCTCCTGATCGAATCGCCCATGCACGGCTACGAATTGCGCAAACGACTGACCGGCCTGCTCGGCGCGTTCCGGGCATTTTCCTATGGTTCGCTCTACCCGGCGTTGCGGCGCATGCAGGCCGAAGGGTTGATTGCGGAAAATGCGGCCCCCGCGGGCACCCCGGTGCGGCGCGCCAGGAGGGTCTACCAACTGACCGACGCCGGGCGTAGACGCTTTGGCGAGCTGGTGGCCGACACCGGCCCACACAACTACACCGATGACGGCTTCGGCGTGCATCTAGCGTTTTTCAACCGGACGCCGGCAGAAGCGCGGATGCGCATCCTGGAGGGTCGTCGGCGCCAGGTCGAGGAACGTCGGGAGGGTCTGCGCGAGGCGGTGGCGCGGGCCAGCAACTCGTTTGACCGCTACACCCGCCAACTGCATCAGCTCGGGCTCGAGTCCAGCGAACGTGAAGTCAAGTGGCTCAATGAGCTCATCGCCGCGGAACGGGCAGCACCCAATCACGCCGAACAGACGTGA